The Lactuca sativa cultivar Salinas chromosome 2, Lsat_Salinas_v11, whole genome shotgun sequence genome includes a window with the following:
- the LOC111903258 gene encoding ATP-dependent Clp protease ATP-binding subunit CLPT1, chloroplastic has translation MAAQSLSVLPVSPSSSGCRCRNSCNSSFLPSRRISSRAMVSSFVGLQLSIPTPDSRHRNFGRYSCIVATVSSSPTTPTPEKETPEKTAKWSFRFIKSFAMGELEARKLKFMNTGTEALLMGILVEGTSLAAKLLRESGVTLFKVREETVKLLGKSDMYIFSPEHPPLTEPARRAIDWAINEKLKSGETGEVTTSHLLLGIWAQKESAAHRIMSALGFDDDKAKELAKSMDIEIVLSFKRKGL, from the exons ATGGCTGCCCAATCTCTTTCGGTACTTCCCGTTTCCCCTTCATCTTCCGGTTGCCGGTGTAGGAATTCATGCAATTCGTCGTTTCTCCCGTCCAGGAGAATCAGTTCCAGGGCCATGGTTAGTTCATTCGTCGGACTGCAGCTCTCAATTCCAACACCGGATTCGAGGCATAGAAATTTTGGCCGATACTCATGTATCGTCGCAACGGTCTCGTCTAGTCCTACAACTCC GACTCCAGAGAAGGAAACTCCTGAAAAAACCGCCAA ATGGTCGTTTAGATTCATAAAGTCGTTTGCCATGGGTGAATTGGAAGCTAGGAAGTTGAAGTTTATGAATACTGGGACGGAAGCTCTGTTGATGGGCATATTGGTTGAGG GTACTAGTTTGGCTGCAAAGTTATTAAGAGAAAGTGGTGTAACACTGTTCAAAGTGCGAGAAGAAACTGTAAAATTACTTGGAAAATCAGACATGTATATCTTCAGCCCTGAGCATCCTCCATTGACTGAACCAGCTCGCAGGGCCATTGATTGGGCAATAAACGAGAAACTGAAGTCAG GAGAAACAGGAGAAGTAACAACTTCCCATTTGCTTTTGGGGATCTGGGCACAAAAGGAATCAGCTGCTCACAGGATCATGTCTGCACTTGGTTTTGATGATGATAAAGCTAAAGAGCTTGCCAAATCT aTGGACATTGAAATTGTTTTGAGCTTCAAAAGGAAGGGACTTTGA